In one window of Mus pahari chromosome 3, PAHARI_EIJ_v1.1, whole genome shotgun sequence DNA:
- the Pck1 gene encoding phosphoenolpyruvate carboxykinase, cytosolic [GTP] translates to MPPQLHNGLDFSAKVIQGSLDSLPQAVRKFVEGNAQLCQPEHIHICDGSEEEYGQLLAHMQEEGVIRKLKKYDNCWLALTDPRDVARIESKTVIITQEQRDTVPIPKTGLSQLGRWMSEEDFEKAFNARFPGCMKGRTMYVIPFSMGPLGSPLAKIGIELTDSPYVVASMRIMTRMGMSVLEALGDGEFIKCLHSVGCPLPLKKPLVNNWACNPELTLIAHLPDRREIISFGSGYGGNSLLGKKCFALRIASRLAKEEGWLAEHMLILGITNPEGKKKYLAAAFPSACGKTNLAMMNPSLPGWKVECVGDDIAWMKFDAQGNLRAINPENGFFGVAPGTSVKTNPNAIKTIQKNTIFTNVAETSDGGVYWEGIDEPLAPGVTITSWKNKEWRPQDAEPCAHPNSRFCTPASQCPIIDPAWESPEGVPIEGIIFGGRRPEGVPLVYEALSWQHGVFVGAAMRSEATAAAEHKGKIIMHDPFAMRPFFGYNFGKYLAHWLSMAHRPAAKLPKIFHVNWFRKDKDGKFLWPGFGENSRVLEWMFGRIEGEDSAKLTPIGYIPKENALNLKGLGDVNVEELFGISKEFWEKEVEEINRYLQDQVNADLPYEIEMELRALKQRISQM, encoded by the exons ATGCCTCCTCAGCTGCATAACGGTCTGGACTTCTCTGCCAAGGTCATCCAGGGCAGTCTTGACAGCCTGCCCCAGGCAGTGAGGAAGTTTGTGGAAGGCAATGCTCAGCTGTGCCAGCCGGAGCACATCCACATCTGCGACGGCTCCGAGGAGGAGTACGGGCAGTTGCTGGCCCACATGCAGGAGGAGGGTGTCATCCGCAAGCTGAAGAAATATGACAACTG TTGGCTGGCTCTCACTGACCCCCGAGATGTGGCCAGGATCGAAAGCAAGACGGTCATCATCACCCAAGAGCAGAGAGACACGGTGCCCATCCCCAAAACTGGCCTCAGCCAGCTGGGCCGCTGGATGTCAGAAGAGGACTTTGAGAAAGCGTTCAACGCCAGGTTCCCAGGGTGCATGAAAG GCCGCACCATGTACGTCATCCCGTTCAGCATGGGGCCGCTGGGCTCGCCCCTGGCCAAGATTGGTATTGAGCTGACAGACTCGCCCTATGTGGTGGCCAGCATGCGGATCATGACGCGGATGGGGATGTCTGTGCTGGAGGCCCTAGGCGATGGAGAGTTTATCAAGTGCCTCCACTCTGTGGGGTGCCCTCTCCCCTTAAAAA AGCCTTTGGTCAACAACTGGGCCTGCAACCCCGAGCTGACCCTGATCGCCCACCTCCCGGACCGTAGAGAGATCATCTCCTTTGGAAGCGGATATGGTGGGAACTCACTACTAGGGAAGAAATGCTTTGCGCTGCGGATTGCCAGCCGTCTGGCTAAGGAGGAGGGGTGGCTGGCGGAGCATATGCTG ATCCTGGGCATAACTAACCCCGAAGGCAAGAAGAAATACCTGGCCGCAGCCTTCCCTAGCGCCTGTGGGAAGACCAACTTGGCCATGATGAACCCCAGCCTGCCCGGGTGGAAGGTTGAATGTGTGGGCGATGACATCGCCTGGATGAAGTTTGATGCCCAAG GCAACTTAAGGGCTATCAACCCAGAAAACGGGTTTTTTGGAGTTGCTCCTGGCACCTCAGTGAAGACAAATCCAAACGCCATCAAGACcatccagaaaaacaccatcttCACCAACGTGGCTGAGACTAGTGATGGGGGTGTTTACTGGGAAGGCATCGATGAGCCACTGGCCCCGGGAGTCACCATCACCTCCTGGAAGAACAAGGAGTGGAGACCGCAGGATG CGGAACCATGTGCCCATCCCAACTCGAGATTCTGCACCCCTGCCAGCCAGTGCCCCATTATTGACCCTGCCTGGGAATCTCCAGAAGGAGTGCCTATCGAGGGTATCATCTTTGGTGGCCGTAGACCCGAAG GTGTCCCCCTTGTCTATGAAGCCCTCAGCTGGCAGCACGGGGTGTTTGTAGGAGCAGCCATGAGATCAGAGGCCACAGCTGCTGCAGAACACAAGG GCAAGATCATCATGCATGACCCCTTTGCTATGCGACCCTTCTTCGGCTACAACTTTGGCAAATACCTGGCCCACTGGCTGAGCATGGCCCATCGCCCAGCAGCCAAGTTGCCCAAGATCTTCCACGTCAACTGGTTCCGGAAGGACAAAGATGGCAAGTTCCTCTGGCCAGGCTTTGGCGAGAACTCCCGCGTGCTGGAGTGGATGTTCGGACGGATTGAAGGGGAAGACAGTGCCAAGCTCACGCCCATCGGCTACATCCCTAAGGAAAACGCCCTGAACCTGAAAGGCTTGGGGGATGTCAATGTGGAAGAGTTGTTTGGGATCTCTAAGGAGTTCtgggagaaggaggtggaggagatcAACAGGTATCTGCAGGACCAGGTCAACGCCGACCTTCCTTACGAAATCGAGATGGAGCTCCGAGCCCTGAAACAGAGAATTAGCCAGATGTAA